The Deinococcus sonorensis KR-87 genome includes a window with the following:
- a CDS encoding FmdB family zinc ribbon protein has protein sequence MPTYQYKNLETGELYEFKQGMRDDPFTHHPETGQPIKRILSRPGIAFRGSGFYVTDSRKSEGGSSDSGGSSGKGGE, from the coding sequence ATGCCGACATATCAATACAAGAACCTCGAAACCGGCGAACTCTACGAATTCAAGCAGGGAATGCGCGACGATCCCTTCACCCACCACCCCGAGACCGGACAACCGATCAAACGGATTCTGTCCCGGCCCGGCATCGCGTTCCGGGGCAGCGGCTTCTATGTGACCGACTCGCGCAAGAGCGAGGGTGGCAGTTCCGACAGCGGTGGATCGTCCGGCAAGGGCGGAGAGTGA
- a CDS encoding S1C family serine protease translates to MPVLGLLLTLGLGAAYLTGRTTAQRALVTTDEINTVEVTRQALPAVVRVDVRIRRDQLQPGEDPNDTGTGFFYKPNLIVTAYHVVQYQESLTVTLYDGKRVTAKIEGVDPGIDIAILRVSGVSAPKTLAFGESDRLIPGQKLIAIGTPLKYNNFISTGIFSATTRDLDRSDGLGDEVGSYLLTTATIQGGSSGGPVLDSRGAVVGIADANASANSLLPGVIGAAVPGDLTKQSLSDLEKVGVPQRGTLGVTLVNLDDLDPALRQLAGLTSNEGALVDEVPAASAGARAGLRGSLRNSKGQLLSPLGDVIVAVDGRRVTSRYDVIRAVAAKRPGQVAALKVWRNKKEVTVNVTLLKRTLQ, encoded by the coding sequence CTGCCGGTGCTGGGGCTGCTGCTGACGCTGGGCCTGGGCGCAGCCTACCTGACCGGCCGGACCACCGCCCAGCGCGCCCTGGTCACCACCGACGAGATCAACACGGTGGAGGTGACGCGTCAGGCCCTGCCGGCCGTGGTGCGGGTGGACGTGCGCATTCGCCGCGACCAGCTGCAGCCGGGTGAGGACCCGAACGATACCGGCACCGGCTTCTTCTACAAGCCGAACCTGATCGTGACGGCCTACCACGTGGTGCAATATCAGGAGAGCCTGACCGTCACGCTCTACGACGGCAAGCGCGTGACGGCCAAGATCGAGGGGGTGGACCCCGGCATCGACATCGCCATTCTGCGGGTGTCGGGGGTCAGTGCACCCAAGACGCTGGCCTTCGGTGAGAGCGACCGGCTGATTCCGGGGCAGAAGCTGATCGCCATCGGCACGCCGCTGAAGTACAACAACTTCATCAGCACCGGCATCTTCAGCGCCACCACCCGCGACCTGGACCGCTCGGACGGCCTGGGGGACGAGGTGGGCAGCTACCTGCTCACCACCGCCACCATTCAGGGGGGAAGCAGCGGCGGGCCGGTGCTGGACAGCCGCGGCGCGGTGGTGGGCATCGCGGACGCCAACGCCAGCGCCAACAGCCTGCTGCCGGGCGTGATCGGCGCGGCGGTGCCGGGCGACCTGACCAAGCAGTCGCTCTCGGACCTGGAGAAGGTGGGCGTGCCGCAGCGCGGCACCCTGGGCGTGACGCTGGTGAACCTCGACGACCTGGACCCGGCGCTGCGTCAGCTGGCCGGCCTGACCAGCAACGAGGGCGCGCTGGTGGACGAGGTGCCGGCCGCCAGCGCTGGGGCGCGGGCGGGCCTGCGCGGCTCGCTGCGCAACAGCAAGGGGCAGCTGCTCAGCCCGCTGGGCGACGTGATCGTGGCGGTGGACGGCCGGCGCGTGACCAGCCGCTACGACGTGATCCGGGCGGTGGCGGCCAAGCGCCCCGGTCAGGTGGCGGCGCTGAAGGTCTGGCGCAACAAGAAGGAAGTCACGGTCAACGTGACGCTGCTCAAGCGCACCCTCCAGTAA
- a CDS encoding enoyl-CoA hydratase/isomerase family protein has translation MTSAPDAAVLEETHGPVRLLRLHRPDQRNALSADLIRALRQRLDAAAQDPSVRAVVLAGDRKAFSAGADLAALQQLQHASSEANRQDSQLLADLFQQLYTGPLPVIAAVEGAAVAGGAGLACACDLTVAGESARFGYTEVRLGFVAAIVMVFLLRAVGEKHARELLLTGRLVRAQEAWRMGLINEVVPDGEAERRALDLAREIAGGSRTALATTREMLSVLPGMGLQEALRYAAGVNAWTRTTHDLQEGVAAFLEHRPPRWTVDD, from the coding sequence ATGACTTCTGCTCCTGATGCCGCCGTGCTGGAGGAAACGCACGGCCCGGTCCGGCTGCTGCGCCTCCACCGCCCCGACCAGCGCAACGCCCTGTCCGCCGACCTGATCCGGGCGCTGCGGCAGCGGCTGGACGCGGCGGCGCAGGACCCCTCGGTGCGGGCGGTGGTGCTGGCCGGAGACCGCAAGGCTTTCAGCGCGGGCGCGGACCTCGCGGCCCTGCAGCAGCTGCAGCACGCCAGCAGCGAGGCCAACCGCCAGGACAGTCAGCTGCTGGCCGACCTGTTCCAGCAGCTCTACACCGGGCCACTGCCGGTGATTGCGGCGGTGGAGGGCGCGGCGGTGGCCGGCGGCGCCGGGCTGGCCTGCGCCTGTGACCTGACGGTGGCCGGTGAGAGCGCCCGCTTCGGGTACACCGAGGTGCGGCTGGGCTTCGTGGCCGCCATCGTGATGGTGTTTCTGCTGCGGGCGGTGGGCGAGAAGCACGCCCGCGAACTGCTGCTGACCGGGCGGCTGGTGAGGGCCCAGGAAGCGTGGCGGATGGGCCTGATCAATGAGGTGGTGCCGGACGGCGAGGCCGAGCGGCGGGCGCTGGACCTGGCGCGCGAGATTGCGGGCGGCAGCCGCACCGCGCTGGCCACCACCCGCGAGATGCTGAGCGTGCTGCCGGGTATGGGGCTGCAGGAGGCGCTGCGCTACGCGGCCGGCGTGAACGCCTGGACCCGCACCACCCACGACCTTCAGGAGGGCGTGGCGGCCTTTCTGGAGCATCGTCCGCCCCGCTGGACTGTGGACGACTGA
- a CDS encoding sulfocyanin-like copper-binding protein, with protein sequence MRILFTLTTLALISSAAAQTPTSYVKNDAAHKTVTIIVNAGEGNDNGGLNFNGSDHAKTQFTVPAGWTVQMQFKNVGMMPHSAIVTAGKTPPSTITAKDAAFAKAYTTHLTDGLPGGSSAQKVTFKASKAGTYNIVCGVPGHGLGGQYIGFVVSSSAKTATYK encoded by the coding sequence ATGCGAATACTGTTTACCCTGACCACCCTGGCCCTGATCAGCAGCGCTGCGGCGCAGACGCCGACCAGCTATGTCAAGAACGACGCGGCCCACAAGACCGTGACCATCATCGTGAATGCCGGCGAGGGCAATGACAACGGTGGCCTGAACTTCAACGGCAGCGACCATGCCAAAACGCAGTTCACCGTGCCGGCCGGCTGGACGGTACAGATGCAGTTCAAGAACGTCGGCATGATGCCGCACAGCGCCATCGTGACGGCCGGCAAGACGCCCCCCTCCACCATCACGGCCAAGGACGCCGCGTTCGCCAAGGCCTACACCACCCACCTCACCGACGGCCTGCCGGGCGGATCGTCGGCCCAGAAGGTGACCTTCAAGGCCAGCAAGGCCGGCACCTACAACATCGTGTGCGGCGTGCCGGGGCACGGCCTGGGCGGGCAGTACATCGGCTTCGTGGTGAGCAGTTCAGCCAAGACCGCCACCTACAAGTAA
- a CDS encoding YqhA family protein, with protein MSRAPQPPPASPSFFTQFIGRTRFVVVVAVVAVLLVAFSLFLQGTLQAVLAIYTSWRDIVDGIQDTEQVVGQKVAVQFLEIVSVMLKAVVFYLIGLGLYSLFIAPLNLASSLGVESLADLEQKVVSVVIVILSVTFLEHFVAWEDPQATLFFGASLALAVGALVFFQRVSRDGGERLLQPAAKLRARRELFEDGSEEGRVEAREVDEAEQLTAGRTASGEQP; from the coding sequence ATGAGCCGCGCCCCTCAGCCCCCACCGGCCAGCCCGTCCTTCTTCACGCAGTTCATCGGCCGGACCCGGTTTGTGGTGGTGGTGGCCGTGGTGGCGGTGCTGCTGGTGGCCTTCTCGCTCTTCCTGCAGGGCACCCTGCAGGCGGTGCTGGCCATCTACACCTCCTGGCGCGACATCGTGGATGGCATTCAGGACACCGAGCAGGTGGTGGGGCAGAAGGTCGCGGTGCAGTTCCTGGAGATCGTGAGCGTGATGCTCAAGGCGGTGGTGTTCTACCTCATCGGCCTGGGGCTCTACAGCCTGTTCATCGCGCCGCTCAACCTCGCGTCCTCGCTGGGGGTGGAGAGCCTCGCGGACCTGGAGCAGAAGGTCGTGAGCGTGGTGATCGTCATTCTGTCGGTCACGTTTCTGGAGCACTTCGTCGCCTGGGAGGACCCCCAGGCGACGTTGTTTTTCGGAGCGTCGCTGGCCCTGGCGGTGGGAGCGCTGGTGTTCTTCCAGCGGGTCAGCCGCGACGGAGGCGAGCGCCTGCTGCAGCCGGCCGCCAAGCTGAGGGCCCGCCGCGAACTGTTCGAGGACGGCAGTGAGGAGGGCCGGGTGGAGGCGCGCGAGGTGGACGAGGCCGAGCAGCTCACCGCCGGACGGACCGCGTCCGGGGAGCAGCCCTGA
- a CDS encoding PQQ-binding-like beta-propeller repeat protein, protein MESSKRRGMVWAGSSLGLLVITVGLGVATPTTSKPGTSSGSGPQFTSGQSQQGQSNYNQNCAGCHGANLQGGAGPALAGSKFLAKWANGKPLSDLYTVISKQMPLNAPGSLSQQQYLSITAYVLSKNGYAAGSKPLDAQAIKVKLSSPGSTGAAGSSAGKTQAVGTLPRVVKAATTATTGTGPSNDDLMTPADGDWPMYNRDYRGQRFSALKDITTDTAANLQPVCLIQLGETGPFQTSPVIYQGTMYVTTPSSTFALNAATCRTKWSVTYSASGPEPFPNNRGVALYDGMVFRGTGDGHLLGLDAKTGKTIWDTWVADSSKGYFLSAAPIAYDGKVFMGEAGADWGANGHVRAFDAKTGKPLWTFDLIPTGKQPGAETWQKGSQYGGGSIWTTLTLDPANHLIYASVGNPAPDFNGAMRPGDNLYTDSVVALDANTGKLGWYVQQVAHDTHDWDTAAAPVVYDLNGGKYMSVATKGGWLYVYDRVTHKLVQRSEISTHENENIPSSTTPRHACPGTIGGAEWNGPALDSDSNRLYVNSVEWCGTVKLGEARYIQGGAYSGGSFSQDPLSKASGWLRSFDATSGKQVWARQMATPMVAGVTPTAGGVVMTGDQNGNFLVLDAKDGHTLYTFNTGGAVGGGVSTYAVDGKQYVAVASGNASRGIWKTTGAATIEVFGLKQ, encoded by the coding sequence ATGGAGAGTTCGAAACGTAGAGGAATGGTCTGGGCCGGGTCGAGTCTGGGGTTGCTGGTCATCACGGTGGGCCTGGGCGTGGCCACCCCCACCACCAGCAAACCGGGCACCAGCAGTGGGAGTGGGCCGCAGTTCACCAGCGGGCAGTCGCAGCAGGGGCAGTCCAATTACAACCAGAACTGCGCCGGGTGCCACGGCGCCAACCTGCAGGGTGGGGCCGGCCCGGCGCTGGCCGGCAGCAAGTTCCTGGCCAAGTGGGCCAACGGCAAACCGCTCAGCGACCTGTACACCGTCATCTCCAAGCAGATGCCGCTCAATGCACCCGGCAGCCTGTCGCAGCAGCAGTACCTGTCCATCACGGCGTACGTGCTGTCCAAAAACGGGTATGCGGCCGGCAGCAAACCGCTGGATGCCCAGGCCATCAAGGTCAAGCTGAGCAGCCCGGGAAGCACCGGGGCGGCCGGGTCCAGCGCCGGCAAGACCCAGGCGGTCGGGACGCTGCCGCGCGTGGTCAAGGCGGCCACCACCGCCACCACCGGCACCGGCCCCAGCAACGACGATCTGATGACCCCGGCGGACGGCGACTGGCCGATGTACAACCGCGACTACCGTGGCCAGCGCTTCTCCGCCCTGAAGGACATCACCACCGATACCGCCGCCAACCTGCAGCCGGTCTGTCTGATTCAGCTGGGTGAAACCGGGCCGTTCCAGACCTCGCCGGTGATCTACCAGGGCACCATGTATGTGACGACGCCCAGCAGCACCTTCGCGCTGAACGCCGCCACCTGCCGCACCAAGTGGTCGGTGACGTACTCGGCCAGCGGACCGGAGCCGTTCCCGAACAACCGTGGCGTGGCGCTGTACGACGGCATGGTGTTCCGCGGCACCGGCGACGGGCACCTGCTGGGGCTGGACGCCAAGACCGGCAAGACCATCTGGGATACCTGGGTGGCCGACAGCAGCAAAGGTTACTTCCTGTCGGCGGCCCCGATCGCCTACGACGGCAAGGTGTTCATGGGCGAGGCGGGCGCTGACTGGGGCGCCAACGGCCACGTGCGCGCCTTCGACGCCAAGACCGGCAAGCCGCTGTGGACCTTCGACCTGATTCCGACCGGCAAGCAGCCGGGCGCCGAAACGTGGCAGAAGGGCTCGCAGTACGGCGGCGGCTCCATCTGGACCACCCTGACGCTGGACCCGGCCAATCACCTGATCTACGCCTCGGTGGGCAACCCGGCCCCGGATTTCAACGGCGCGATGCGCCCGGGCGACAACCTCTACACCGACTCGGTGGTGGCGCTCGACGCCAACACCGGCAAGCTCGGCTGGTACGTGCAGCAGGTGGCGCACGACACCCACGACTGGGACACGGCGGCCGCTCCAGTGGTCTACGACCTGAACGGCGGCAAGTACATGTCGGTGGCCACCAAGGGCGGCTGGCTGTACGTCTACGACCGCGTGACGCACAAGCTGGTGCAGCGCAGCGAGATCTCCACACACGAGAACGAGAACATCCCGTCCTCGACCACGCCCCGGCACGCCTGCCCCGGCACCATCGGGGGCGCGGAGTGGAACGGCCCGGCGCTGGACAGCGACAGCAACCGGCTGTACGTCAACTCGGTGGAGTGGTGCGGCACCGTCAAGCTGGGCGAGGCCCGTTACATTCAGGGCGGCGCCTACAGCGGCGGCAGCTTCTCGCAGGACCCGCTGAGCAAGGCCAGCGGCTGGCTGCGCTCCTTTGACGCCACCAGCGGCAAGCAGGTCTGGGCGCGTCAGATGGCCACCCCGATGGTCGCGGGCGTGACGCCCACGGCGGGCGGCGTGGTGATGACCGGCGACCAGAACGGCAATTTCCTGGTGCTGGACGCCAAGGACGGCCACACCCTGTATACCTTCAACACCGGCGGCGCGGTCGGCGGCGGCGTCTCGACCTACGCGGTGGACGGCAAGCAGTACGTCGCGGTCGCCAGCGGCAACGCGTCGCGCGGCATCTGGAAGACCACTGGGGCCGCCACCATCGAAGTGTTCGGGCTGAAGCAGTGA
- a CDS encoding tetratricopeptide repeat protein: MNRAALLTVSALLLGAAQAQTTPSTPSTPADPAALLQQAQTLEQQARATTSRNIDDARWKQAAAAAEAAVQAAPQSQPALRLRATIYTEVGFWKQAELAWDAYLKLAPDDAAARSQAAIAQYNLGYAAYARGDLGSAPANFTRCLTLDPKQFQCALWGGRVALESGRFPEAVNLYQQAVALNGSDKVAPYFLGVAQNAGKYGPAATAAFSRAYQALDAGRKQEALSGFEAATASAPNFIEALREQGRLALELNNAASAKAAYDAAAALPGASAADRYNQSVADEGAVVGLPAVKAFRDAYSKYAAGDKVGAEAGFLAATTANPSYAKAWSWLGRSRYEQQNYTGATEAYTQAVLLDPNDKASAYYLRLSQQGK; this comes from the coding sequence ATGAATAGAGCCGCCCTGCTGACCGTCTCTGCGCTGCTTCTCGGCGCGGCCCAGGCCCAGACCACCCCGTCCACGCCCTCCACGCCGGCCGACCCCGCCGCGCTGTTGCAACAGGCCCAGACGCTGGAGCAGCAGGCGCGCGCCACGACCAGCCGCAACATCGACGACGCGCGCTGGAAGCAGGCCGCTGCGGCCGCCGAGGCGGCGGTGCAGGCGGCCCCGCAGAGCCAGCCGGCGCTGCGGCTGCGCGCCACCATCTACACCGAGGTGGGCTTCTGGAAGCAGGCGGAACTCGCCTGGGACGCGTACCTGAAGCTGGCCCCGGATGATGCGGCGGCCCGCAGTCAGGCCGCCATCGCCCAGTACAACCTGGGGTACGCCGCGTATGCCCGGGGTGACCTGGGGAGCGCGCCCGCCAACTTCACCCGCTGCCTGACCCTGGACCCCAAACAGTTCCAGTGCGCGCTGTGGGGCGGCCGGGTGGCGCTGGAGAGCGGCCGCTTCCCGGAGGCAGTGAACCTGTATCAGCAGGCGGTGGCGCTGAACGGGTCGGACAAGGTGGCCCCGTACTTCCTGGGTGTGGCCCAGAACGCCGGCAAGTACGGTCCCGCCGCCACCGCCGCGTTCAGCCGCGCGTATCAGGCGCTGGACGCCGGCCGCAAGCAGGAGGCGCTGAGCGGCTTCGAGGCGGCCACCGCCTCGGCCCCGAACTTCATCGAGGCGCTGCGTGAGCAGGGTCGGCTGGCGCTGGAACTGAACAACGCGGCGAGCGCCAAGGCCGCCTACGATGCCGCAGCCGCCTTGCCGGGCGCCAGTGCCGCCGACCGCTACAACCAGAGCGTGGCGGATGAGGGGGCGGTGGTGGGACTGCCGGCGGTCAAGGCGTTCCGCGACGCCTACAGCAAGTACGCGGCGGGCGACAAGGTGGGTGCCGAGGCCGGCTTCCTGGCGGCCACCACCGCCAACCCCAGCTATGCCAAGGCCTGGAGCTGGCTGGGCCGCAGCCGCTACGAGCAGCAGAACTACACTGGGGCCACCGAAGCCTACACTCAGGCCGTGTTGCTGGACCCGAACGACAAGGCGAGCGCGTACTACCTGCGCCTCAGCCAACAGGGGAAATAA
- the ispF gene encoding 2-C-methyl-D-erythritol 2,4-cyclodiphosphate synthase: MTAAALLPLRIGYGEDAHRLEVGRPLILAATEIEDAPRGSVAHSDGDAVLHAVSDALLSGLALGDIGQYFPDTDPQWAGLASGHILQRCLELVAEQGYRPLNVAVVVTLDQPKLGVRRGQIAQALASLLGLASSEVGVSFKTSEGLAPDHVQVRCTVLLGHQSGQ; the protein is encoded by the coding sequence ATGACTGCTGCTGCTCTGCTGCCTCTCCGGATCGGCTACGGCGAGGACGCCCACCGCCTGGAGGTGGGCCGGCCCCTGATCCTGGCCGCCACCGAGATTGAAGACGCGCCGCGCGGCTCCGTGGCCCACTCGGACGGCGACGCGGTGCTGCACGCCGTGTCGGACGCGCTGCTGAGCGGGCTGGCGCTGGGCGACATCGGCCAGTACTTTCCCGACACCGACCCGCAGTGGGCCGGGCTGGCGTCCGGCCACATCCTGCAGCGCTGCCTGGAGCTGGTGGCCGAGCAGGGCTACCGGCCCCTGAACGTGGCGGTGGTGGTCACGCTGGATCAGCCCAAGCTTGGGGTGCGGCGGGGACAGATCGCCCAGGCGCTGGCTTCGCTGCTGGGGCTGGCCTCCAGCGAGGTGGGCGTGTCGTTCAAGACGAGCGAAGGGCTGGCGCCGGATCATGTGCAGGTGCGCTGCACGGTGCTGCTGGGGCACCAGAGCGGCCAATGA
- a CDS encoding VWA domain-containing protein, producing the protein MKPVPFRPLRFVSACLLMSLLATPAVAQGSGPTSLQLILDVSGSMYTRLESGETRIAVAQRVLTDLIGRLPDDPNLNVGLRVYGATTNATDAKACQDSALVLPMKGVARQDLLSTVNRTRPRGATPIVYSLQQAAQDFPATAGRKVIVLVTDGQESCGGDLKSALDAFRARGIEVDLQIVGIDLSARAQASFAGVGHFVNARSAGELAAALGQAVQQVAPPSQTRLPVSVTLTSGGQPLASGPTVSFQSSLGSGSAEALQNQNGVYQGTLLPGAYTATVRTSSGTQTFSGLTVSAGQPNRYAFEVGSAQPVTLQVTPSAPVAGSSVQVTYSGAPGGKDDWVELARKTDPDSVYLDWSPARAASGTLTLRVPDEENALEARYHQANPDGSSRVIGRSAAFTPRRVAATLDAPASALAGSALKVGWTGPNNPEDFVTVVPVGADPGAYLGYFYTRDGNPGTVQLPVQPGDYELRYVSANNRVVVSRPLQVGAATYSVQAPATAVAGNRIQVSWRGPNNPGEYVTVVPRGAPVGTYTTYFYTRDGNPGTLQLPFTPGEYEVRYSTEAASPNPTLASVPITLTAGRYSLDAPREAKAGSTIQVRWTGPNTPGEYVTIVKKGAAVGTYTTYFYTRDGNPGQLQLPAEPGEYELRYSTEAASPNPTLVSVPITLK; encoded by the coding sequence ATGAAGCCAGTGCCGTTCCGCCCGCTTCGGTTCGTGTCCGCCTGTCTGCTGATGTCGCTGCTGGCCACGCCTGCCGTGGCCCAGGGCAGCGGTCCCACGTCGCTGCAGCTGATTCTGGATGTGTCCGGCAGCATGTACACCCGGCTGGAGAGCGGCGAAACCCGGATTGCCGTGGCGCAGCGGGTGCTCACAGACCTGATCGGCCGGCTGCCGGACGACCCGAACCTGAATGTGGGGCTGCGGGTGTACGGCGCCACCACCAATGCCACCGACGCCAAAGCCTGTCAGGACAGCGCGCTGGTGTTGCCCATGAAGGGGGTGGCGCGTCAGGACCTGCTCAGCACCGTGAACCGCACCCGGCCGCGTGGGGCCACCCCGATCGTGTACAGCCTGCAGCAGGCCGCTCAGGACTTTCCCGCCACGGCAGGCCGCAAGGTCATCGTGCTGGTCACCGACGGGCAGGAGTCGTGTGGCGGCGACCTGAAGAGCGCCCTGGACGCCTTCCGGGCAAGGGGCATCGAGGTGGACCTGCAGATTGTCGGCATTGATCTGTCGGCGCGGGCCCAGGCGTCATTTGCCGGGGTGGGGCATTTCGTGAACGCCCGCAGCGCCGGTGAACTCGCGGCGGCCCTCGGGCAGGCGGTGCAGCAGGTGGCCCCGCCCAGCCAGACCCGGCTGCCGGTGAGCGTGACCCTGACCAGCGGCGGCCAGCCGCTCGCCAGCGGCCCCACCGTGTCGTTCCAGAGCAGCCTCGGGAGCGGCAGCGCCGAGGCACTTCAGAACCAGAACGGGGTGTACCAGGGCACCCTGCTGCCGGGGGCCTACACCGCCACCGTCCGCACCAGCAGCGGGACCCAGACCTTCAGCGGCCTGACGGTCAGCGCCGGACAGCCCAACCGCTACGCCTTTGAGGTCGGCAGCGCCCAGCCGGTGACGTTGCAGGTGACGCCCAGTGCGCCGGTGGCCGGCAGCAGCGTGCAGGTGACGTACAGCGGGGCGCCGGGCGGCAAGGACGACTGGGTGGAACTGGCCCGCAAGACCGACCCGGACAGCGTGTACCTGGACTGGAGCCCGGCCCGCGCCGCCTCCGGCACCCTGACGTTGCGGGTGCCGGACGAGGAGAACGCGCTGGAGGCCCGCTACCACCAGGCGAACCCGGACGGGAGCAGCCGGGTGATCGGGCGCAGCGCCGCCTTCACCCCGCGCCGGGTGGCCGCCACCCTGGACGCGCCCGCGTCGGCGCTGGCCGGCTCGGCCCTGAAGGTCGGCTGGACCGGCCCGAACAACCCGGAAGATTTCGTGACGGTGGTGCCGGTCGGGGCCGATCCGGGGGCCTACCTGGGGTACTTCTATACCCGGGACGGCAATCCCGGCACGGTGCAGCTGCCGGTGCAGCCGGGCGACTACGAGCTGCGCTACGTCAGCGCCAACAACCGGGTGGTGGTCAGCCGGCCGCTGCAGGTGGGCGCGGCCACTTACAGCGTGCAGGCGCCCGCCACCGCCGTGGCCGGCAACCGGATTCAGGTGAGCTGGCGCGGCCCCAACAACCCCGGCGAGTATGTAACCGTGGTGCCCAGGGGCGCGCCGGTCGGCACCTACACCACCTACTTCTACACGCGTGATGGCAATCCCGGCACCCTGCAACTGCCCTTCACGCCCGGAGAGTATGAGGTGCGTTACTCCACCGAAGCCGCCAGCCCGAATCCCACGCTGGCGAGCGTGCCGATCACCCTGACGGCCGGCCGCTACAGCCTGGACGCGCCCAGGGAGGCCAAGGCGGGCAGCACCATCCAGGTGCGCTGGACCGGCCCGAACACCCCCGGCGAGTACGTCACCATCGTGAAGAAGGGGGCCGCTGTGGGCACCTACACCACCTACTTCTACACCCGCGACGGCAACCCGGGACAGCTGCAGCTGCCGGCCGAGCCGGGCGAATACGAGCTGCGCTATTCCACCGAGGCCGCCAGCCCGAACCCCACGCTGGTGAGTGTACCGATCACCCTCAAGTGA